The Dehalococcoidales bacterium DNA segment CGGTTCCGGCAAGACTACGCTTGTCAAACTGATCAATGGTTTGCTTGCCCCCAATTTGGGAGCATTAAAAATACTTGGTCGAAACATTTTCAAGAAGACTGTTGCAGAACTTGCAAACAGCGTCGGAGTTGTGTTTCAAAATCCGGCAGACCACCTGTTTACAGATTCGGTGGAAGAGGAAATTGCCTTTGGGTTAAAAATCAGGGGGTTTTCTCCGCGGGAAATTTCAAAATATATCGATACTATGCTTGATCAGCTTAATCTTGGGCATTGCCGTGGCCGTAATCCCCTTGATTTAAGCAGCGGAGAAAAGCAACGGCTTGCCCTGGCCTCAGTTTTGGTATACGCTCCACCTGTGCTTGTACTTGATGAGCCTGACAGGGGAACTGAAGAGCAAACCAGGCAAGAATTAACAAGATTGCTGCGTGATTACTGCTCTGCAGGGAACACAGTGGTAATAGTTACTCACGATGTGGAAATGGCAGCAAGTTTTGCACAACGGGTAATCGTGATGGATGAAGGAAAAATCACTCTCGATGGGAACAAACATGAAGTTTTCCCCAATGCTGGGCTGTTTTCTACGCAGATAAACTGCCTGGTAAAGCGTTTTGCGCATTATGGGGTTTCTTCGAAGTTCCTGACGGCTGATGAAGTTGCAGGAGCTTACTGTGAATAGCCGCTCAAATATCCGTAATCGCCTTTATGTCCTGGTGATGTTTTTTGCCGCTACAGCAACTCTTCTGCTGGCTATATATGCACCAGCATGGCTTGGGAGGGGTCCGAACTGGGGATTAGTCGTCATGCTGATTACCGGCTTAATAATTATTGCCGTATTTTACGAATTTGAAACGCGAAAAATATCGTCCAAGGAAATCGCGTTAATCAGTATGATGGGCACACTGTCTGCCATATCACGGATCCCGTTTGCACCAATCCCCAACGTCCAACCGGCAACTTTTATCATAATCTGCACCGGATATGTATTTGGGCCGATGGCCGGATTTATGACCGGAGCGTTAACCGCAATTATTTCTAATATGTTCCTCGGACACGGCCCGTGGACGTTGTTTCAGATTTTTGGCTGGGGTTTGGCAGGGGTAATCCCAGGCATTCTTCCCCATAGCAGAACTTATATCTGGATGTTGACCGTTTTTGGACTAATCTGGGGATACTTCTATGGAGCCATTGTAAATATCTGGTTCTGGGCATCTCTGATATACCCCTTGACATGGCAAACATTTCTCCTTTCAATGTTGAACAGCGTTTGGTTTGATACCATGCACGCGATAGCCAACATGGTGTTTATGCTGGTATTGGGTAAGCGCGTCATCAGCATACTTCTCAAATGGAATCAGAGGTTCTTCTGGCAAATCGGCACATCGAGTGACAATCTGCCAATAAGCTAAGATCACAGATTTTACTGAAATAAAAGTTATTGCCCTGTCAGATAATCCCGAGTTACAATAAGCAGAAAACAATAATGTACTATGGATTTTAAGAAAATCGCATTACAACTCAAAGAATACTTCTCTTCTCCGAGCCGTCAGCTGCTGTTATTTGGCCTGATTCATTCATTAATCCTGGTTTTTTGGTTAAATTTTTCCAGCTTTGAAATTAGAATCCACCCTGATGTAGAGCTGTATTTTGAGTATGCCGAACTCATGTTTAGCGGCGAGCTGCCTTATCGCGATTTTGGTGTAGAATACCCTCCGCTTGCTCTACTTTTTCTGTTAATTCCGCGGTTATTCAGCGCCAACCTGGCTGGTTATGCTGATGTTTTTGCCGTATTAATGCTGATGTTTGACCTGCTCGGATTGTTTTTTACCAGCCGGCTGAGCCGCCGGCTGGGGCTTGGGCATTTTACTACCCTATCTATTTATACAATCGCATTCTTCATTCTTGGAGATATTGTTATCAACCGCTTCGATATAATACCGGCAGTATTGTCGCTGGGAGCAGTTTATTATTTCCTAAACCATAAAAACAAGACGGCTTGGTTCTTTTTGGCGCTTGGAGTCTTGAGTAAATTGTATCCAGCAGTTCTTGCCCCTTTGTTCGCATTGCCTCATATCCGTAAACGGGAATTTCGACCCCTGGTGAGGGGACTGGCTGTTTTTAGCATCACCGGTTTAGCGCTAGTGCTGCCATTTTTAATAGCCAGCCCGGACGGATTTTTTGATTTTATTAGTTTTCACTCTGATAGAGGGCTCCAGCTTGAATCTGGCTACGCTTCATTATTGATGTTTGGAAACATGCTGGGTCTCACCCCTGTGGAAATCGTACTTTCCTACTCATCAGTGGATATTTGGGCACCAGCTTCTGACTTTTTGGTTTCAGCCTCCACGTTTATTACTGTAGCGGCGGTTTTTACCTGTTATTGGTTCTATTTTCGCCAAGTCGCAGATAAAAACAATAGTAGCTCAAGTTTAGCCTGCTTCACTGTTGGAGTACTGGCACTTTTACTGGTCTCGGCTAAAATATTTTCTACCCAATTTGTAATATGGCTATATCCATTCATTCCCTTAATTGATAACCGAATGAGGCATCCCGCCTGGATAATATTCGGGATAATCGCGCTCTTGAGCCAATACATCTATCCATACAACTATGGAGAACTGATGGATTTTAAGCAGCCGGCGGTAATCTTCCTAATTGTTCGCAATTTCCTGGTTTTTACCCTTGGGGTAATGGCAATGTACTCAGTAGCCAGCTCGCGCAATCGCATTCCAGTTACGGACGATTGACAAGCACTTTCTTAGGCTTGGTTTAAAAAATCAAATTCGAGGTAACGCCCGGGTATTGCTTGTTTTGCCATGGTATAAACTGCCCTGGCTACTGCAATATCCTCAATGGCAATACCAGTAGAGTCAAATACGGTAATATCATCCTGATCAAAGCGGCAATCGACATGGCCAGCGATACAATCACCAAGAGTCGCTGCAATCTCACTTACTGAAAACTCACCTTGTTGTATTGGTACGTTTACCTCTCCGGATTTGGATGCCTGTTCAATATCATCTACTGTCACCATGGCCTTCTGTATTATTTGTGTTTCAAGCTCCTGCTTGCCGGGGGCATCGGCTCCAATAGCATTGATATGTGTACCTTTTTTTATCCAGCGATAGCTAACTACAGGCTTGGTTGCCGGTGTGGTTGTGCAAATGATTTCACAGTCACAAACTTCTTCGATTGGAGCTACTTGTATTGGCAGGTGCGAATATTTGTCAACCAATTTTTGTGCTCTTTTTTCGTCGATATCAAATACTCTAATTCTTTCCAGATCGAATAATTCAAGATGAGCTTCAAGTTGAGTCAGAGATTGCCGCCCCGCACCAACCAAGCCAAGCGAGGAAGATTTGGGATTAGCCATATACCTCGACGCGATAGCTGAAGTCGCACCGGTTCGGTATGCGGTAATCTCGCTTGCGTCCATAACTGCCAGGGGATAACCGGTTTCGGGGTCGTTGTAGATTATTATTGCCATAACAGTAGGAAGATTATGAAAATAGTTCTGCGGATGCACATTAACCCATTTTACCCCGGAAGCGTCTACAAGTGCGGCTGGCATGGCCCTGAAATCACCCTTTTCTAGCGCAACGTATGATTTTGCAGGCATTTTGGTCAAACCAGAGGCCATCTCATTAAATGCTTTTTCGACCTCCTTTATAACCAGCCTCATGTTTATCAGTTGCAATACATCGGTTTTAGAAAGAATCAGGGTTTTCATTAATTCTCCTGGTTGAATTATTCCAGATTGATGCTCTATTTTAGTGTGATAAATAGTTTAAATCTTACCGACCAATATAGCAATATCGTAGAAAATATGTTGTTTTATATAAATGATAAGGGCGTTGCATTAAAACAACGCCCTTATTTGTCCATGGATCC contains these protein-coding regions:
- a CDS encoding ornithine cyclodeaminase family protein (catalyzes the interconversion of alanine and pyruvate), whose product is MKTLILSKTDVLQLINMRLVIKEVEKAFNEMASGLTKMPAKSYVALEKGDFRAMPAALVDASGVKWVNVHPQNYFHNLPTVMAIIIYNDPETGYPLAVMDASEITAYRTGATSAIASRYMANPKSSSLGLVGAGRQSLTQLEAHLELFDLERIRVFDIDEKRAQKLVDKYSHLPIQVAPIEEVCDCEIICTTTPATKPVVSYRWIKKGTHINAIGADAPGKQELETQIIQKAMVTVDDIEQASKSGEVNVPIQQGEFSVSEIAATLGDCIAGHVDCRFDQDDITVFDSTGIAIEDIAVARAVYTMAKQAIPGRYLEFDFLNQA
- a CDS encoding ECF transporter S component, with translation MNSRSNIRNRLYVLVMFFAATATLLLAIYAPAWLGRGPNWGLVVMLITGLIIIAVFYEFETRKISSKEIALISMMGTLSAISRIPFAPIPNVQPATFIIICTGYVFGPMAGFMTGALTAIISNMFLGHGPWTLFQIFGWGLAGVIPGILPHSRTYIWMLTVFGLIWGYFYGAIVNIWFWASLIYPLTWQTFLLSMLNSVWFDTMHAIANMVFMLVLGKRVISILLKWNQRFFWQIGTSSDNLPIS
- a CDS encoding glycosyltransferase 87 family protein, giving the protein MDFKKIALQLKEYFSSPSRQLLLFGLIHSLILVFWLNFSSFEIRIHPDVELYFEYAELMFSGELPYRDFGVEYPPLALLFLLIPRLFSANLAGYADVFAVLMLMFDLLGLFFTSRLSRRLGLGHFTTLSIYTIAFFILGDIVINRFDIIPAVLSLGAVYYFLNHKNKTAWFFLALGVLSKLYPAVLAPLFALPHIRKREFRPLVRGLAVFSITGLALVLPFLIASPDGFFDFISFHSDRGLQLESGYASLLMFGNMLGLTPVEIVLSYSSVDIWAPASDFLVSASTFITVAAVFTCYWFYFRQVADKNNSSSSLACFTVGVLALLLVSAKIFSTQFVIWLYPFIPLIDNRMRHPAWIIFGIIALLSQYIYPYNYGELMDFKQPAVIFLIVRNFLVFTLGVMAMYSVASSRNRIPVTDD